One stretch of Meriones unguiculatus strain TT.TT164.6M chromosome 7, Bangor_MerUng_6.1, whole genome shotgun sequence DNA includes these proteins:
- the Lhx1 gene encoding LIM/homeobox protein Lhx1 encodes MVHCAGCKRPILDRFLLNVLDRAWHVKCVQCCECKCNLTEKCFSREGKLYCKNDFFRCFGTKCAGCAQGISPSDLVRRARSKVFHLNCFTCMMCNKQLSTGEELYIIDENKFVCKEDYLSNSSVAKENSLHSATTGSDPSLSPDSQDPSQDDAKDSESANVSDKEGGSNENDDQNLGAKRRGPRTTIKAKQLETLKAAFAATPKPTRHIREQLAQETGLNMRVIQVWFQNRRSKERRMKQLSALGARRHAFFRSPRRMRPLVDRLEPGELIPNGPFSFYGDYQSEYYGPGGNYDFFPQGPPSSQAQTPVDLPFVPSSGPSGTPLGGLDHPLPGHHPSSEAQRFTDILAHPPGDSPSPEPSLPGPLHSMSAEVFGPSPPFSSLSVNGGASYGNHLSHPPEMNEAAVW; translated from the exons ATGGTGCACTGTGCGGGCTGCAAAAGGCCCATCCTGGACCGTTTCCTCTTGAACGTGCTGGACAGGGCCTGGCACGTCAAGTGCGTCCAGTGCTGTGAATGTAAATGCAACCTGACGGAGAAGTGCTTCTCCAGGGAGGGCAAGCTCTACTGTAAGAACGACTTCTTCCG ATGTTTCGGTACCAAATGCGCTGGTTGTGCGCAGGGCATCTCCCCGAGCGATCTGGTTCGGAGAGCGCGAAGCAAAGTGTTTCACCTCAACTGCTTTACCTGCATGATGTGTAACAAGCAGCTTTCCACCGGCGAGGAGCTCTACATCATCGATGAAAACAAGTTCGTTTGCAAAGAGGACTACCTGAGTAACAGCAGCGTCGCCAAAGAGAACAGCCTCCACTCGG ccACCACAGGCAGTGACCCTAGTTTATCTCCGGATTCCCAAGACCCGTCGCAGGACGATGCCAAGGACTCTGAAAGTGCCAACGTGTCGGACAAGGAAGGTGGAAGCAATGAAAACGATGACCAGAACCTAGGTGCCAAGCGCAGGGGACCCCGAACCACCATCAAAGCCAAGCAGCTGGAGACGTTGAAGGCAGCCTTTGCAGCTACACCCAAGCCCACTCGCCATATCCGTGAGCAATTGGCCCAGGAGACTGGCCTCAACATGCGGGTCATCCAG GTCTGGTTCCAGAATCGACGCTCCAAGGAGCGGAGGATGAAGCAGCTAAGCGCGCTGGGCGCACGGCGCCACGCCTTTTTCCGCAGTCCCCGCCGGATGCGGCCGCTGGTGGACCGCTTGGAGCCGGGCGAGCTCATCCCTAACGGCCCCTTCTCCTTTTACGGAG ATTACCAGAGCGAGTACTATGGTCCCGGGGGCAACTACGACTTCTTCCCGCAAGGACCGCCTTCCTCGCAGGCCCAGACGCCAGTGGACCTACCCTTCGTGCCATCCTCTGGGCCTTCGGGGACGCCCCTGGGGGGTCTGGACCACCCGCTGCCTGGCCACCATCCTTCCAGCGAGGCGCAGCGATTCACCGACATACTGGCACACCCCCCGGGGGACTCGCCTAGTCCTGAACCCAGCCTGCCCGGGCCGCTCCACTCCATGTCAGCGGAGGTCTTCGGGCCCAGTCCACCCTTCTCCTCCCTGTCGGTCAACGGCGGAGCCAGCTACGGGAACCACTTGTCCCACCCTCCTGAAATGAACGAGGCAGCCGTGTGGTAG